The DNA window GTCTGGCGGGCCTCCTCCACCTGGCGCAACGGCGTGCACAGCACGACGACGGTCAAGGAGTTCTTCGGGCTCGGCGAGGAGCGCTCCCACCGCAGCGAGGCGGTGTTCGACGCCGACCACCCCGAGGTCTTCGCGGCCGAGGACAACGGCATCACGCCGATCGAGTACCTGCTCGTCGGCCTGGCGAGCTGCCTGACGGCCGGCGTCGCCTCCGTCGCCCAGAACCGCGGCATCCAGCTCCGCTCGGTCGAGGCGCGGCTCGAAGGCACCCACGACATCCGCGGCATCCTCGGTGCCGACAGCGACGTACGCAACGGCTTCGACGACATCAAGGTGACGTTCGAGATCGACGCGGACGCCTCGCGGCAGGACATCGAGGCCCTGGTGGCCCAGTCGCAGAAGCGTTCGGCGGTGTTCGACGCCCTGACGAACCCGACGAACGTCACCGTCGAAGTCGCCTGAGGGCCGAGCCATCACCGAGCAGGTCACGACGGTCGTCATCGGGGCGGGGCACGCGGGCCTCGCCGCCGGCCACTTCCTCACCGCGCGCTCGATCGACCATGTGGTGATCGAGCGCGGCGAGGTGGCCAACTCCTGGCGCCGTGAACGATGGGACTCCTTCCGGCTGCTCACCCCCAACTGGCAGAGCCGCCTGCCGGGCCTCGCCTACGAGGGTCCGGACCCCGACGGCTACATGACCACGAAGGAGGTGACGCAGCTCATCGAGCGCTTCGCCGCGCTCTCCGGCTCCCCCGTACGGACCGGTACGGCCGTCACGTCCGTCCGGCGCGACGGCGACGGATACCTGGTGACGACCGGCGACGGCGAGATCGCCTGCCGGACGGTGGTCGTCGCGAGCGGGGCGTGCAACGTGCCTTCGGTGCCGGCCTTCAGCGAGGCGGTGCCGCCGTCGGTGCGGCAGCTGACGCCGTTCGACTACCGCGAGCCCGGCCGGCTCCCCGAGGGCGGCGTGCTCGTCGTCGGTGCGTCGGCCACCGGCGTGCAACTGGCGGCCGAGCTGCGCGCCTCCGGCCGGCCGGTGACGCTGTCGGTGGGGGAGCACGTCCGCATGCCGCGCACCTACCGGGGGCGCGACGTGCTCTGGTGGATGGACGCCTCCGGCGTGTGGGACCAGCGCCACGACGAGATCGAGGACCTGGAGCGGGCCAGGCGGCTGCCCTCGCCCCAGCTCGTGGGCACGCCCGGGCGCACGACGCTCGACCTCAACGCGCTGACCGCGATGGGCGTCGAGCTCGTCGGCCGCTGGGCGGGCGTGCGGGACGGCCGGGCGCTGTTCTCCGGCGGGCTGCGCAACGTGTTCTCGCTGGCCGACCTCAAGATGGAGCGGCTGCTGGACACGTTCGACGTGTGGGCCCGCGAGCACGGGCGGGACGGCGAGGTCGGCCCGCCCGAGCGGTTCGCGCCGACCAGGGTGCCCGACTCGGCGCGCTGGCAGCTCGACCTGGGCAGCGGCGAGATCCGTACGATCGTGTGGGCCACGGGCTTCCGCCCTGACTACCACTGGCTCGACGTGCCGGTGCTCGACGGGAAGGGCCGGCTGCGCCACGACGGCGGCGTGGCCGACAGTCCCGGCCTGTACGCGCTGGGCCTGCCCATGCTGCGGCGGCGCAGGTCCACGTTCATCAACGGCATCGAGGACGACGCCCGCGAGGTCATCGACCACCTCGCGCGCTACTTGGGCGCCCGGCACTGAGCGGCGGCGGCGGGGTGGGCGCGCCCTGGAAGAGGGTGTCCTCGGGCCGCAGCGGCACGTTCGCCTCACGGACGTAGTACGCGGGCCGGGGCGGCGCGAGGCGGTGGACGTAGCGGCCGACCACGGCCACGGCGGCCAGCGTCACCGCCGGCACCAGCAGGTGCGCGCCCGGCAGCCCCAGCGCCGCCGCGACCAGGCCCAGCGCGGCCAGCAGGTAGACCGCGTTCAACGGCCGCCAGGAGAACCCGAAGAACAGCTCGAAGGAGTGCCCCGCCAGCCGGGCCAGCCGCAGCTTGGAACGGCCGGCGTCGCGTTCGCGATGGCTGACCTCGACCAGGGTGTGCCGCGCCCCCACCAGCGGCACCGCGGCCATGAACCACGGCAGCCGCAGCTCCATGATCGTGCGGGCGACGGGGGTGCGGACGAGCCGGAAGGTGGACGCCCCCCGGGGCATCTCGATGCGGAACACCGCCCGCGCCGCCCAGTGCATCCCGGCCGAGCCGAGCCTGCGCACGAGGGGGTCGCGCCGCCGGACCCGGCGGCCGAAGACGACGTCGTAGTGGCCGCCGGCGGCGCCGTCGAGCAGCCGCCAGATCTGCGACGGCGGGACCTGCAGGTCGGCGTCGCACTGGACGGTCCAGGGCTGCCCGGCGTGCCGGAACCCGGCCGCCATGACGGCCTCGATGCCGAAATTGCGGGTGAAGGACAGATAACGCACCCGCGGGTCGGCCTCGGCGAGCGCGCGGATGCGGGCGAGGGAGTCGTCGGTGCTGCCGTCGTCCACGAAGAGGATCTCCAGGTCCTCGATCGCGGCCAGCTCCGCCGTCAGCTCCCGGTAGGCCACCTCGACCTGCGCGCCCTCGTTGAAGCAGGGAACGAGCACGGTCAGTCCGGTCGGTGCGCCAGTCGATGCGCCCGTCATCGCGCCCTCCACAATGCCAGGCCGAGGACGAGCGGGTTCGCCCCCAGCGCGTACACGGCCCCGGCCGCCCCGGCCAGGGAGATCGCCACCACGCCCAGCCCGGCGACGGCGGCCAGGGCGACGACGACCGCCCTGGCGTTGGCCCGCAGGTTCGTGTGCTCGACCACGAACGTGGCGCCGCTCGCCAGCGCCTGCATCGGCAGCAGGGTGAGGGCGAGCACGGCGAGCGCGACCGGCCCGTCCACCCCCCACACGGCCAGCACGATCCCGGCGATCAGCAGCCACAGGGCCGCGCCTGCCGCGGCGAGCCCGGCCATGCGCCGGGCGAGCACCCGCGCCCCGGCCACGCCGCCTCCCGCCACGCGCAGCGAGAGCTGCGGCTGGTAGATGCGCTGCACGGTGTAGAGGATCGACAGCGCGAACCCCCAGCCGAGCGTGACCAGGTAGAGGTCGCCGCTGTGGGCCGCGTACGGGCTGAGCGCCAGCTCCACGAACAGCGCGCCGATCATCGCGTTGTTCATGACGTCGGCCGCGCCCATCAGCAGCACGGTCCCGGCCAGCACGCGGCGCACCCCCGGCCGGGGCCGCGTGCGGCGCGGCAGCCCCGGCAGCAGCGCGACGTTGAGCGCGGTGACCAGCGCCAGCAGCCCGGTCAGGTAGCCGGCCGGGCCGATCCCCGCGAGGAACGCCAGCGCCGCCATCGTGCCCATCCCGACGCCCAGCACGGCGAAGTGCACGGTGTCGCGCGTGTAGTTGCCGAGCGCGCGGTGCAGGGCCACGCCCAGCATGCCGCAGCCCAGCCCCACGTAGTAGGCGACGCCCAGCAGGTAGAGCGTGACCCGCGCGTCCGGGGCGAGCGCCAGCGCGGTCACGGCCGCGAGCGCGGGCGGCAGCGGGACGTAGGCGACCAGCGCGCGGAGCATCCCCACGAGGTCGTCGCGGGTGCGGCGGGCCCGCGGGACGAGCTTCAGCGCCGCCTTCTCGCCGCCGGACTGCACGACCATGCACAGCCAGCCGACCGCGCCCATCACGGCCGCGTAGGCGTTGAAGTCGGGGCGGCTCCAGGCGAGGGCGAGCAGGGCCGCCGAGCCGTACAGCATGAGGCGGAAGACGGCCCGGCCGGCCAGCAGCGTCGTCAGCCGGGACAGGCCGACGCGGTGGGAGACGGCGGTCATCCGGCGTCCAGGTCGGCGATCACGCGCTCGCGCAGCGGGTGCGAGCCGTCCCGCAGCCAGGCCCGCAGGGCGTCCTCGACCGCCTCGGCGCCGAAGCGGTCCAGTACACCGGTGGGCGAGGGCCCCCTCTCCACCTGGAACAGCGCGGCGAAGAACGTCCGCAGCGGGCCGGACTCGAAGCGCTCCGGCAGGGGGAGCAGCTTCCGCACCGCCTCCGGGTCCGGCGCGGCGACCGGCGGCCCGGCCGCCCACGTGTCCGCGCGGCCAGGCCCGGCGAACCAGGCGCGTACGTGCCCCAGCCGCTCGGCCGCCCACGGGTCGTCCGGCGCGAGCCGTTCCCGGGCCAGCCGCAGGTCGTAGCAGGTGGCGTGCAGGGCCGCGCACACCTGGGGGAAGGCGACGGGTTTGGCGGGCAGCTCGCCGGCCGGGACCTCGCTGACCTCCGTCAGCAGCCCGGCGGCGCTCTCGTCGGTCCTGGCCCGCGCCACCAGCGCGTCGAACTCGCGGTACCAGCGGGTCATGGCGGCCCGGTCCGGCGCGGCGTCGTCGTCGTTGTCGCGGATCCACCGGATCATCCGGGCCGGCAGGTACGGCTCCAGCGGATCCCCGGCCACGGACCGGGGCACGACCGGCGCCGCCCTGAAGACGGCCCCGCAGGAGCGGCACGACCGGCGCCGCCCGCGCAGGCGTACGGGGTGCGGGTCCCCGCACTGGACGCAGCGCACCGCGAGGTCCGCCTTCACAGCGGGACCGCCAAGGCGGAGGAGGGCCGCAGCTCGGCGCCCAGGTCCCGTTTGACCTCGGCCTGGCCCTTGCCGAGCACCAGCCCGCGCCGGCCCGACCCGATGGCCCATTCGATCATGCGGACGTACCCGTCGAAGTAGAGGTGCTTGCGCCCGCCCTGCTCGGGCGGGACGGCCCCCCAGCTCAGGCAGACGGGCCAGCCGGGGTGGTCGAGGATGAGGGACAGGCCGAGCAGCCGCCGGCCGTCCCGGTATGTCAGCGCGACGCTCTCGCCGCTGCCGATCAGCGTCTCCAGGTAGGGCAGGGGGAGCGGCGGGGCGGGCGAGAGCCTGCTGCGGTGCTTGAGGTCGTTCTCCGCGCGCAGGCGGGCGGCCTCGTCCGCGCCGACCAGGTCATGGGCCGGGCCGACGCGCACCGACAGCTCGGCGGCGAACGTCTTCGCGCGCCGGCGCAGGGAGTCGCGGCGGCGCGGGTCGAGCACGGCGTACCAGTCGTCGAGGCGCGACCAGGGCAGGGCCAGCCTGGCCAGCGGCGCGGTGGGGAGGCGCAGCCGGAGCGGGCCGGGCAGCAGCGCGTCCTCGCCCGCCGACACCTCGCGCCAGACGGTGCTCCGCCAGCCGGGGCCGAGCGCGCGGCGCACCGCGCGGAGGTAGGCGGCCAGGAGCTCGGGGTCATGCTCGTCCCGCCACCACCAGCCCTTCTGCGAGCGGTTGCCCGGCGCGTGCACGTCCACGACGCCCACCGGGGCACGCCGGGGGCCGGCGTATCTGGCCCGCCGCAGCCTCGGGGCGCGCAGCGAGGCCGCCACCGCGCCCACCGCCCGGCCATCACGCCGCAGCACGGCCAGCATGACCGGGGCCTGGGCGGCCCAGGCGTAGGCGCGCAACAGGTCGTAGCGCCAGGTCACCCGCTGTCCGGCGGCCCGGCGTAACTCCTCCCAGTCGCCGGGCTCCGGGTCGTGCCGCGGATCCAGCAGCTCCACCTTCATCCGAGCGCCCACCGGGGCACCGCCACGAGTCTCATGGGGAGGTATTCGAACCCCAGGGAACGTTTCTCGTCAACGAAGCCGCGTCCGGCGTACAGGCTCTCGGCCTTGCCGGCCACGGCGTGCTCGACGATCCGGGTGTAGCTGTAGAAGAACAGGTCCTTGCGCCCGCCCTCGGCGGGGGTCAGCGCGGCGAACGGCCCGTACATCGGGGTGACCGGGTGGTCGTAGACGACGGCGACGCCGATCAGCCGGTCCTCGTCGTGGTAGGAGACGGTCCAGACGTCGTCGCGCCGGATCAGCTCGGCGAAGTAGGCGGCGGGCAGCGGCAGGCGGCGGTCGAACGCGGCGGCCGGCCGGGCGAGGAGCCGGCCGGCGAGGGCGGCCGGGCCCCTTCCGGCGGGCGCGGGGCGTGAGGTGATCCGGACGGCCTGGCGCTCGTGGAGGTCGGCGAGCTCGGCGGGGTCGAGGTCGGTGCGCCCGGCGCCGGTCTCGACGCGCAGCGTGCCGTCCTGCTCGACGCGCCGGGCCTGGCGGCGCAGCGAGGCGCGGCGGCTGCCGCTCAGCGTGGCGAGCCAGCCGTCGGCGGAGGTCCAGCGCACGGGTAACAGGGTCGTGCCGGGGGAGTGGCGGACGACCGCGCCGCGCCTGGCCACCAGCGGCAGGGCGGGCTCGGTGACCATGCGGTAGACGACCCCGGCCAGCCACGGGCCGAACTCCTTGCGGGCGGCCCGTTCGAATCCCCTGATGACCGCGCGGCCCTCCGCGCCGTCCGGCAGGACCCAGGTGGGGCCGTTGGAGTGGGCGGGCAGGCGTACGTCGAGCAGGAACGGCCCGCGGCCCGACCTGAGCGCTCCGACGGCGCCGACGACGCGCTCCCCGTCGCGGGCCACGCACAGCAGCGGCCTGGCCCAGGAGCCGTCGAAGGAGGCGCGGATCACGTCGTACGACCAGATCGCCGTGAGCTCCCTGGCGCGGCGGAAGTCCTCCCAGCCTGAGGGTTCGGGGTCACGGCCGGGCTGGAAGAAGTCGAACCTCACCGTACGTCCTTGACTGACACGTAATACAACGAATCTGCAACATAGTCATTTGAGTCAAACGATCGCAGTATATGTCTGATTTGATCGTCGCCGCGTCCATGATCGGGCGCTCCGCAACATCCGCCCGCGCACCACCGCAGCGCACGGCACTGACCAGGGGAAAGCATGAAAGTAGGCGTCACAGGGGGCAACGGCTTCATCGGACGTTACGTCTGCGAGGAGTTAGCCGCCCGCGGCCACACCCCGATCGTCTTCGACCACCGCCAGCGTGGCACGGGCACGTACGAGTTCATGCTCGGCGACATCAGGGACGCCACGGCCATGGTCGAGCTGGCCGCCCACGCGGACGCGATCATCCACCTGGCGGCCGTGCTCGGGACCCAGGAGACCATCGACAACCCGCGTCCCGCGGCCGAGACCAACCTCGTCGGCGGCCTCAACTTCCTCGAAGCCGTCGCCCAGTACGACCTGCCCGGCGTCTACATCTGCGTCGGCAACCACTGGATGGACAACAGCTACTCCATCTCCAAGACCGCCGTCGAGCGCTTCGTGCGCATGTTCAACGCCCACCGCGGCACCCGCGTCAACCAGGTCAGGGTCGTCAACGCCTACGGCCCGCGGCAGATGGCCGCGCCGCCGTTCGCGCCCGGCAAGGTCCGCAAGATCACCCCCGCCGTCGTCTGCCGCGCGCTGTCCGGCATGCCGGTCGAGCTCTACGGCGGCGGCGCCCAGATCTCCGACATGGTCTGGGTCGGCGACGTCGCGAGGGGCCTCGTCTCCGCCCTGGAGACCGCCGCCGAGCAGGGCCCGCTCAAGCACGTCGTGGAGGTCGGCCCCGCCGAGTCCACCAGCATCCGCGCCGTCGCCGAGATGATCATCGACATGTGCGTGGAGCGCGGCTACGACCGCGTCCCGATCGTCGACCTGCCCATGCGGCCCGGTGAGACCCCGGAGACCGCCGTCACCGCCGACCCGCAGACGCTGCGGTCGGTCGGCATCGACCCCGCCACGCTCGTCTCGCTGCCGGAGGGCATGGCCAAGACCGTCGACTGGTTCATCGAGAACCGCGGCACGCACTGGAGCCCGCCGCGATGAGGCACCTGGTCATCCTGGGCGGCTCGGACGGCACGGTCAGTGCCTTCCGGGCCGCCCGGCGGCTGGGCCTCGCCACGATCTGCGTGGACATGCGGCCGGACGCGCCCGGCGTCGCCGAGGCCGACGAGTTCCTGCACCTCAGCACCCGCGACGTCCCCGCCGTCGCGGACGCCCTGCGGGGCCGCGCCGGTCTCGCCGGGCTGCTCGCCCCCGGCAGCGACATCAACCTCCCGTCGCTGGTCGAGCTGGCCCGCCTGCTCGGCCTGCCGTGCGGCCTGACGGACGCGACGCTGCGCGCCTCGACGGACAAGCTCCACTTCCGCGAGGTGTGCGAACGGCTCGGCCTGCCCGGACCCCGCTACTGGGACGGGAACGCCGACCCGGCGCTCCGGCCGCCGCTGCCGGTCATCGTCAAGCCCGTGGACTCCGGCAGCTCGCGCGGCATCACGATCTGCCGCGAGCCCGGCGAGCTGCCGGCGGCGATCGCGCACGCGAAGGAGGTCTCCCCGAGCGGGCGGGCCGTCATCGAGGAGCTGCTGACCGGCGAGGACCTCTGCGCCGAGGCCATGCTCCAGGACGGCAGGATCGCCCTGCTCGGCCTGAGCAGGCGCGTCACCGCGCCGCCCGCGGTGGTGGCCGTCGGGCACGACATGGCGCCCGCCGACGACGTCCTGGAGAAGGAGGTCGTCCGGCAGCTCGAACTCGTCTGCGGCGACCTCGGCTACCGCGACGGCCCGCTGAACGTCGATCTGTTCGTAGACGGCGGGCAGGTCACCCTCGTCGAGATGGGCGCGCGGATCGGCGGCAACGGCCTGGGCGAGGCCCTCGGGCTCATGCACGGCGTGGACACGGTCGAGGCCACCGTGCGGCTCGCGGTCGGCGAACGTCCCGACCTGACCCCGGCCCGGCGCGGCCCCGCCCACGTCCGGGTGCTGCGCGCGCCCTCGGCGGGGACGCTCGTCTCCATCGACGGCCTGGAGTCGCTGCCGGACGGTGCCGAGGTGGTCGTGGTGGCCCGGCCGGGCGACCACGTCGTGCCCTACACCGAGTGCCGGGCCAAACTGGGCTACGTCGTGGACCGCGAACCGGCCGACCTCGACGCGCTGATCAGGGTAGATGTCCGCTAGCGCGTCCGCTTCCCGGTCGCCGGGCGGGTTCTCCGGGGTCCTGTGGCGGCTGGCGTACCGGCGGGCCGTGCGGGCGGCCTTCGCCCGCGTGCCCTTCTACCGCGACCAGTGGGTGCGGGCCGGGCGGGAGCTCGGCGAGCCCGAGCCCACGCCGAGCGCGGACCTCGCGGGGCAACTGCACCGGCTGTGCCCGTTCGGGGCGCCGTACGACGCGGGCGCGGAGCCCAGCCTGTGGATCGGCCCCGCCGCCGACCTGCGGGCCGCGCTCCGCACGGCCGGCGTACGCGGGCGGGCGCCCGTGCTGGAGGTGGGCCCCGCGGTGCTCGACCGGCGCGCGCTCGGCCCGTTCCGGCGCTACGGCGTGCTGCTGGCCGCGGGCGCCAAGGTCAGGAACGAGCGACGGCGGCGGGAGCTCAACGAGCCCGCGCTCCGCCTCGCCGCCGGCGCCGGGCGGGCGGTCCTGGTGGGCGAGCGCGCCGCCGTGGCCGAGTTCCTGCCCGCGCTCGCCGGGATCGAGACCCGCGTCCTGATCCGCGGCAACCTGGATGCCGACGGGGAGCTGGTCCACGACCCGCATCTCGGCTACTACGCCGCACGCGCGGGGTGCGGCCACCTTCACCTGCTGTGGCGGCGCTTCCACGCGCGGACGACGGCGGACGGCACACCGGCCGTCACCGCGCTGCGCAGGCGCAGGCCCGTCCTGGTCGACGTGGTGCCCGACGGCGCCGCCACGCTCGGACGCTGCCCCGTCCACGGCGCCCCGATCCTTGGAGTCCTACCGTGATCAGAGCCAACCTGGTGACGCTCGTGATGGGCGTCGTGGCCGTCGCACTGGCCGGGCTGGTCCGTTTCGTCCTGCCGTACGAGCAGGACATCACCACCCTGTGGGGCTTCCTCGTGAAGCTCACCCCGCAACTGGCCGCCATCGTCGCGGTCGCCTGGCTGGACGTGGAGACGGCCCGCCGGCTGCGCCTGCACCTGCTCGTCCTTCCCGCGCTCTTCCTGGGCTTCCTGCTGTACTTCGTGCCCGCGACCTTCATCAGGGCGATGGACATCGAGGACGGATCGGGCACCTTCGAGGACCTCTACCTGCATGTCGTGGTGTTCGTGCCGTTCCTCGTCGTCGCGCTGCTGCTGGCGTACCGGCTCGGGGGCGGCTCGCGCGAGGGCGTGCTGCGGACGGGCGTGGCCATGTCGATCCTGCACGTGTCCGGGCTGGAGGACCTGGTCGCGGTCTCCATGAACCGCCGGCTCGACGCGATCCCGGAGGTGTGGGCGTGGGCGGACCACATCACCGTGCGGCTCGGCCATCCGGCGACCAAGGCCGAGGCGTACGCCTTCATCGCCGCGCACGTCGTGGCGGCGCTGCTCGTCCTGTTCCTCCCGCGCCGCCTCTTCCGCCGCCGGACGGCTGCAACACCCCCTGCAACTCCTGACAGGCCGCTTGACACCTGAGTCACCCCTCCTGGAGCGTCGTGCTGGACGGGGCGCGCTCGGCGGTGACGCGCAGCTCCCATGCCGGGTCTCTTCATCACCCCGACCGGAGGACGCCATGACAGCAGCCACCACCCCCGCCGCACGCCCGTCCGGAGGGCGGCGCAGGATCGCCGCCGCCCTCGCCGTGCTCCTGGGCGCCGCCGGAGCCGCCGTCGCCTCCGGCGGGGCCCCGGC is part of the Nonomuraea coxensis DSM 45129 genome and encodes:
- a CDS encoding glycosyltransferase; this encodes MTGASTGAPTGLTVLVPCFNEGAQVEVAYRELTAELAAIEDLEILFVDDGSTDDSLARIRALAEADPRVRYLSFTRNFGIEAVMAAGFRHAGQPWTVQCDADLQVPPSQIWRLLDGAAGGHYDVVFGRRVRRRDPLVRRLGSAGMHWAARAVFRIEMPRGASTFRLVRTPVARTIMELRLPWFMAAVPLVGARHTLVEVSHRERDAGRSKLRLARLAGHSFELFFGFSWRPLNAVYLLAALGLVAAALGLPGAHLLVPAVTLAAVAVVGRYVHRLAPPRPAYYVREANVPLRPEDTLFQGAPTPPPPLSAGRPSSARGGR
- a CDS encoding NAD-dependent epimerase/dehydratase family protein, which codes for MKVGVTGGNGFIGRYVCEELAARGHTPIVFDHRQRGTGTYEFMLGDIRDATAMVELAAHADAIIHLAAVLGTQETIDNPRPAAETNLVGGLNFLEAVAQYDLPGVYICVGNHWMDNSYSISKTAVERFVRMFNAHRGTRVNQVRVVNAYGPRQMAAPPFAPGKVRKITPAVVCRALSGMPVELYGGGAQISDMVWVGDVARGLVSALETAAEQGPLKHVVEVGPAESTSIRAVAEMIIDMCVERGYDRVPIVDLPMRPGETPETAVTADPQTLRSVGIDPATLVSLPEGMAKTVDWFIENRGTHWSPPR
- a CDS encoding GNAT family N-acetyltransferase; translated protein: MGARMKVELLDPRHDPEPGDWEELRRAAGQRVTWRYDLLRAYAWAAQAPVMLAVLRRDGRAVGAVAASLRAPRLRRARYAGPRRAPVGVVDVHAPGNRSQKGWWWRDEHDPELLAAYLRAVRRALGPGWRSTVWREVSAGEDALLPGPLRLRLPTAPLARLALPWSRLDDWYAVLDPRRRDSLRRRAKTFAAELSVRVGPAHDLVGADEAARLRAENDLKHRSRLSPAPPLPLPYLETLIGSGESVALTYRDGRRLLGLSLILDHPGWPVCLSWGAVPPEQGGRKHLYFDGYVRMIEWAIGSGRRGLVLGKGQAEVKRDLGAELRPSSALAVPL
- a CDS encoding NAD(P)-binding domain-containing protein, with amino-acid sequence MGAGHAGLAAGHFLTARSIDHVVIERGEVANSWRRERWDSFRLLTPNWQSRLPGLAYEGPDPDGYMTTKEVTQLIERFAALSGSPVRTGTAVTSVRRDGDGYLVTTGDGEIACRTVVVASGACNVPSVPAFSEAVPPSVRQLTPFDYREPGRLPEGGVLVVGASATGVQLAAELRASGRPVTLSVGEHVRMPRTYRGRDVLWWMDASGVWDQRHDEIEDLERARRLPSPQLVGTPGRTTLDLNALTAMGVELVGRWAGVRDGRALFSGGLRNVFSLADLKMERLLDTFDVWAREHGRDGEVGPPERFAPTRVPDSARWQLDLGSGEIRTIVWATGFRPDYHWLDVPVLDGKGRLRHDGGVADSPGLYALGLPMLRRRRSTFINGIEDDAREVIDHLARYLGARH
- a CDS encoding OsmC family protein, whose translation is MTTVSNGVNVQALLDAREALKDAPEAARFVWRASSTWRNGVHSTTTVKEFFGLGEERSHRSEAVFDADHPEVFAAEDNGITPIEYLLVGLASCLTAGVASVAQNRGIQLRSVEARLEGTHDIRGILGADSDVRNGFDDIKVTFEIDADASRQDIEALVAQSQKRSAVFDALTNPTNVTVEVA
- a CDS encoding ATP-grasp domain-containing protein, which gives rise to MRHLVILGGSDGTVSAFRAARRLGLATICVDMRPDAPGVAEADEFLHLSTRDVPAVADALRGRAGLAGLLAPGSDINLPSLVELARLLGLPCGLTDATLRASTDKLHFREVCERLGLPGPRYWDGNADPALRPPLPVIVKPVDSGSSRGITICREPGELPAAIAHAKEVSPSGRAVIEELLTGEDLCAEAMLQDGRIALLGLSRRVTAPPAVVAVGHDMAPADDVLEKEVVRQLELVCGDLGYRDGPLNVDLFVDGGQVTLVEMGARIGGNGLGEALGLMHGVDTVEATVRLAVGERPDLTPARRGPAHVRVLRAPSAGTLVSIDGLESLPDGAEVVVVARPGDHVVPYTECRAKLGYVVDREPADLDALIRVDVR